The window TGAACGCCAGCTGGGCCGGGGAAGTATTGTGCTGGCGACCTCATCCTTTTTCCTCTCTAATGAGGCCATGTTACGTGATCGCCAGGTTTCCTTGATTAAATGGCTCCTCGGAAGCCCGAGCCAGCTGATCGTTGATGAGTTCCACCACGGGCTCCGTTCGCGGAAATCTGTGGTCAGCTTGGTGCGCAGCCATAATCTCCACGGGATTATTCTCGGCCTTTTCCTGCTGGCAGTCCTCTTCCTCTGGAAGAACAGCTCTTCCCTCCTACCCCGCTCCAGCGGCCAGCAGGTCCGACCCCATACCGGTCGGAACCAGTTCGAGGGCATGGTCAACACCCTGCGCCTACACCACCCGGATAATCTGGTCGGCCTTGCCCTCCAGCAATGGGAAAGAGGCAACCGAAAATGGTGCGAAAACCACCCGGAGCAGCTCGAAAAAATGCGGCAAATTGCCGAGCCTCATCCTGGGCCTCGTACCAAAGCACAAAATAAGGCTATAAATCGGGAAGAAAAGCAGATCGAACAGTACCGAGCCATTACTCGAATTCTCCATGAAAATAATAAGCGAACCCACCAACAGAGAACATTATGAATGAAGCACCATTACAGCAACTGCAGGAGGTCCTGAAACGAGCCAGACAGGAAATCGGCAAGGTAATTATCGGCCAGCAAGAGATCATTGACCGGGCTCTCATCGCCGTTTTCACCAGCAGCCATGCCCTCATAGAAGGCGTTCCCGGTGTGGGCAAAACCCTCCTGGTCAGAACCATCGGACGGGTGCTGGGCTGCGAAACCAACCGCATTCAGTTCACTCCAGATCTGATGCCCACGGATATCACTGGCACCAACATCTATAACCTGCAAAAGCAGAGTTTTGATCTGGTCAAGGGGCCGATTTTCACCACCTTTCTCCTGGCCGACGAAATCAACCGGGCCCCGGCCAAGACCCAGTCCGCCCTGCTCCAAGCCATGCAGGAACACCAGGTCTCCATTGATCGGGACACCCATACCCTTTCTCCCAATTTCACGGTCTTTGCCACCCAGAATCCCGTAGAGTACGAAGGAACCTACCCCCTTCCCGAGGCCCAAAAGGACCGCTTCATGCTCAAAATCAGCATGAACGAACCAAACCGGGATGATGAGCTGCAACTTGCCGGACGCATCCTTGGCAAAGACAGTCCGGAGCAGGTGTTAGCAAGCGATGCCGTCCGACCGGCCCTTTCTGAAAAGCACCTCGTTCCCTGCAAAAAACTCTTTGAACAGGTGATGATCAAAGAAGAGTTGATTGCTTATGTGGTTGACTTAGTCCGGGCCACCCGCAGCCATGAGAGCATTATGGTGGGTGCCGGGCCACGGGCCACCCAGGCCCTGCTTCTGGCCTCCCGGGCTGCGGCAGCCCTTGACGGACGCGACTTTGTTGTACCAGACGATATCAAAGATCTTTCCGCCCCGGTCATGGAGCACAGGCTGGTCCTGCGCCCAGAGTTTGAAATCGAAGGCCTGACACCGGGAGAGGTGGTGTCTGATATTCTCCGGCAGGTTGAGGTGCCCAAGTAGTGTCTTCCCTGGTTCCTGCAAGACAGCTGCTTATCTACACAGCCGCCCTTCTGCCTCTGGGGCTACTGCCGGTCATCAATCCCGCTTTTGTTCCAGCAGCTATTGCACTCGCCTGCCTGGCCTTGCTGCCGGTTCTCGCTGACGGGCTGCTGTCACGAAATCGCCTGAAGGATCTTGGTTTGGAACTGCCCCCGGTAATCCGCCTATGCGCTGGCCGCTCAGGCGAGCTCTCAGTAACCGCCACTCGTAAGGAAAACGGTCCTACCCAGATCGCAGTGGGCATAGACCTCCCTCCGACTATTACAAGTGAAAACGACATCCTCTCTGTTGCTCTCGCCAAAGAACACGAATGCTTTACCTTCCCCTTTCCCGTTCTTGCCAACGAACGAGGACGCTTTACCTTGACGCTAATCATGTCTGCCACCCGCTCCCGTCTCGGCTTCTGGGAGGTGCGGCAAGGAACTACTCTGTCTTCCGAGGTCCGTGTCTATCCTAATCTCCAATTGGAACAAAAAAGTCTGGCCCCGCTTTTCCTCCCCAAAAGGGGACCGGGAGCGCATCCCCAACGCCAGATAGGCCAGGGAAGAGAGTTCGAAAAACTTCGGGAATATCTGCCGGGTGACTCGATGGATATGATTCACTGGAAGGCAACGGCCAAGCGGCAGCAGCCCATGTCCAAGCTGTACCAGGTGGAACGAGTCCAGGAGATCTATGCAGTGGTGGATGCAGCCCGGCTCAGCGGTCAGCCCGGAACCGATCAGGAACAACGATTGGAGTCCTTCATCCGCGCTGCCCTGGTCATGGGCATAGCGGCCCGTCATCAAGGAGATCTCTTCGGCCTACTCACCTTCAGTCATCGCATTGAATCCTTTTTGCGGGCCAAAGGGG is drawn from Candidatus Electrothrix aestuarii and contains these coding sequences:
- a CDS encoding MoxR family ATPase yields the protein MNEAPLQQLQEVLKRARQEIGKVIIGQQEIIDRALIAVFTSSHALIEGVPGVGKTLLVRTIGRVLGCETNRIQFTPDLMPTDITGTNIYNLQKQSFDLVKGPIFTTFLLADEINRAPAKTQSALLQAMQEHQVSIDRDTHTLSPNFTVFATQNPVEYEGTYPLPEAQKDRFMLKISMNEPNRDDELQLAGRILGKDSPEQVLASDAVRPALSEKHLVPCKKLFEQVMIKEELIAYVVDLVRATRSHESIMVGAGPRATQALLLASRAAAALDGRDFVVPDDIKDLSAPVMEHRLVLRPEFEIEGLTPGEVVSDILRQVEVPK
- a CDS encoding DUF58 domain-containing protein, producing the protein MSSLVPARQLLIYTAALLPLGLLPVINPAFVPAAIALACLALLPVLADGLLSRNRLKDLGLELPPVIRLCAGRSGELSVTATRKENGPTQIAVGIDLPPTITSENDILSVALAKEHECFTFPFPVLANERGRFTLTLIMSATRSRLGFWEVRQGTTLSSEVRVYPNLQLEQKSLAPLFLPKRGPGAHPQRQIGQGREFEKLREYLPGDSMDMIHWKATAKRQQPMSKLYQVERVQEIYAVVDAARLSGQPGTDQEQRLESFIRAALVMGIAARHQGDLFGLLTFSHRIESFLRAKGGTGHFNLCRDHLSLLEMQTVSPDFRELAVFIRQRLKKRALLVFMTSLDDPVLAEELLKAVELICRQHLVIIMVTVPKAVRPLFADVADEQVSSMDDIRRNLVGHFQDQQMRTWEREFHSLGVTMMRSDAQTLAGLAVQQYLSVKARQIL